Genomic window (Staphylococcus debuckii):
TAACAACGCACACAAACCCAAAATTTTTTGGTAAAGTAAGTCTTGTCGTTAAGAGAAGTAAAAAAAACGCAATTAAGTAATTTAAAGTAATGTAAATATAGACACGAGATTTAATACTAAAATTAAAACAATTAGCTTATTTATCTTTAGGAGGATATTTAATTATGAATAAAATCGCTACAACTACAATCGCTACTTTAGGAACTGGAATCGCAGCTTTAACTTTATCTCATCACGATGCAGATGCAGCTGAAAACAATAATGGATACAACCCTAACGATCCTTACTCATACAGCTACTCATATACAATCGACCAACAAGGTAACTACCACTATTCTTGGAAAGGTAACTGGAACCAAGACAACCGTTACAACAATGACTACTCAACATACGCTAAATACAACAATGGTTACAGCAATAACAATGCTAGCAACAACTACACTAGCTACAATAATTACAACAATAACAATAGCTACAGCAACTACAACACAGCTAACAATAACTACAGCAATTACACTAGCTATAACAATAATAACGCAGGTTCTACACCACGTACTGGTGGAATGGGTGCTACTTACTCAACATCTGATAACAACGTTCATGTAACTACAACTTCAGCACCTAAACAATCTTCAAACTACAGCACAATGGCTAACCGTGCTTCAAGTGGTGCTAACTACTACACTTCTGGTCAATGTACTTACTACGCATTTGATCGTTCAGGCGGTAAAGTAGGTTCAACTTGGGGCAATGCTAATAACTGGGCTAACGCAGCAGCAGCAGCTGGTTACACAGTAAATAACAGCCCTGCAACAGGTGCTATCATGCAAACTAGCCAAGGTGCTTATGGTCACGTAGCTTACGTTGAAGGTGTTAACAGCAACGGTTCAGTTCGCGTTTCTGAAATGAACTATGGCCACGGCCCTGGTGTTGTAACTTCACGTACTATCTCAGCTAGCCAAGCAGCTGGATACAACTACATTCACTAATTTTAAATATTAATATTCGACCGGTTGATAATAGATGTATCAGCCGGTCTTTTTATAGGCACAATAATAGCCGGCAGTTTAGTTCAAGATACTAAGCTGTCGGCTTTATTTATTTTATTCATATACTTGTCTGATAAGTTGTGTCACATCCAAAAGGCTACCATTATCCAATAAGCAAATGCTAGGATATAGAGTAATGGAAAGCTTTCAGAAACAGGTTTCTTCAACTGTCTGTATAATACATATCCACCTAGACCTATGGCTAATGCTGTTGTCAGTACTAAACGTACGATTAGCATTTCCATAGTGGCATTCAAGCCGAATTGCGGGCTATTTGTCAGTACTGCTCCAATTGAAGCAAGAACGATGATAATAGTATAAACGACAGTATCCTTAGTTTTATTCATTTGGGATAAAGTCCAAAATATCAATAGTCCGAATATCGTTGTCACAAGTGTTTCGTGTGCTAAAAATTCCGACATATTAGAATCAACTCTATATTGCAAAATCGCTACAAAGTACAATATAAAGCTGATAACTAAATAGATAATAGAAGGATATTTTAAAGTTAAATTATCTAAATTGAAGTATCGATGAATTCCTAGACACAATAGTAATATCGCTACAAGTATTACTACATATAACATGGAACCACCTCATTCATACTATAATTATA
Coding sequences:
- a CDS encoding CHAP domain-containing protein produces the protein MNKIATTTIATLGTGIAALTLSHHDADAAENNNGYNPNDPYSYSYSYTIDQQGNYHYSWKGNWNQDNRYNNDYSTYAKYNNGYSNNNASNNYTSYNNYNNNNSYSNYNTANNNYSNYTSYNNNNAGSTPRTGGMGATYSTSDNNVHVTTTSAPKQSSNYSTMANRASSGANYYTSGQCTYYAFDRSGGKVGSTWGNANNWANAAAAAGYTVNNSPATGAIMQTSQGAYGHVAYVEGVNSNGSVRVSEMNYGHGPGVVTSRTISASQAAGYNYIH